The following coding sequences are from one Rutidosis leptorrhynchoides isolate AG116_Rl617_1_P2 chromosome 11, CSIRO_AGI_Rlap_v1, whole genome shotgun sequence window:
- the LOC139877106 gene encoding protein indeterminate-domain 12 has translation MMFSTSVYSTSTTSNNNKNLTSLSEEVAKSTVSSVITNKIHHDDDQFNPSITLSSISNHVQQHDHQFYNNNQKIKKKRNLPGNPDPDAEVIALSPKTLMATNRFVCEICNKGFQRDQNLQLHRRGHNLPWKLKQRNNKDEIKKRAYVCPEPTCVHHHPSRALGDLTGIKKHFCRKHGEKKWKCDKCSKIYAVQSDWKAHSKTCGTREYRCDCGTLFSRKDSFITHRAFCDALAEETARLSAAATAAAISLNNNHHPSTITNITQTPFNFQQASQNPPTSFFPFNNPTWIPTQNPNPNPTRIKSESIHHHHLLPPFYHEPSPSPAPVTFHSPAAHISATALLQKAATVGAVADHGGGSTMSSLDMGDLVQVTTSAVVSPEYHNLTWQKTDRLTRDFLGLTGDQEVDHNCGGADANMSVRGMLTYASGIQIPTHGFGTSFGSIG, from the exons ATGATGTTTTCAACATCAGTTTATTCTACTtctactactagtaataataacaaaaacttAACCTCTTTATCTGAAGAAGTTGCAAAAAGCACTGTTTCTTCAGTAATTACAAATAAGATTCACCATGATGATGATCAATTCAATCCATCAATCACACTTTCTTCAATTTCAAATCATGTTCAACAACATGATCATCAATTCTACAATAATAATCAGAAGATCAAGAAGAAGAGAAACCTTCCAGGAAATCCAG ATCCAGATGCAGAAGTGATAGCATTATCACCAAAAACACTAATGGCAACAAACAGATTTGTGTGTGAGATTTGTAACAAAGGGTTTCAAAGAGATCAAAATCTTCAACTTCATAGAAGAGGTCATAACTTACCATGGAAACTGAAACAAAGAAACAATAAAGATGAAATCAAGAAAAGGGCTTATGTGTGTCCTGAACCTACTTGTGTGCACCATCACCCTTCTAGGGCTCTTGGAGATCTCACTGGAATTAAAAAACATTTTTGTAGAAAACATGGTGAAAAAAAATGGAAATGTGACAAGTGTTCTAAGATTTATGCAGTTCAATCTGATTGGAAAGCTCATTCTAAAACTTGTGGCACTAGGGAGTATAGATGTGACTGTGGTACCCTCTTTTCaag GAAAGATAGCTTCATTACTCACAGAGCCTTCTGTGATGCATTGGCTGAAGAAACCGCCAGACTCTCAGCTGCAGCTACAGCAGCTGCAATTTCATTAAATAACAACCACCACCCCTCAACTATTACCAATATTACACAAACCCCCTTCAACTTTCAACAAGCTTCACAAAATCCCCCCACTTCATTTTTCCCTTTCAATAATCCTACTTGGATTCCCActcaaaaccctaaccctaatccgACCCGAATCAAATCCGAATCCATCCATCACCACCACCTACTCCCACCGTTTTATCATGAACCGTCTCCGTCTCCGGCGCCAGTGACATTCCACTCTCCGGCGGCGCACATCTCCGCAACGGCGCTGCTGCAGAAGGCGGCGACAGTTGGTGCGGTGGCGGATCATGGCGGCGGATCAACGATGAGTAGTCTGGATATGGGGGATTTGGTTCAGGTAACGACTTCAGCCGTGGTGTCGCCGGAGTACCATAATCTGACGTGGCAGAAAACTGATCGTTTGACCAGGGATTTCCTTGGGTTAACTGGAGACCAAGAGGTTGACCATAATTGTGGTGGGGCTGATGCTAACATGAGCGTGAGGGGAATGCTAACCTACGCCAGTGGTATACAGATTCCAACCCATGGATTTGGTACAAGCTTTGGAAGCATTGGGTAA